A window of Corallococcus soli genomic DNA:
TGCTCTACGTGCTGTCGCTCCTGGAGGAGCGCGGGCACGTGGAGGAGGCGGCGGACGTGTTCGACGCGGAGGTCGCCGGCTTCTGGGAGGCGTTGGGCATCGACGCGGCGTTCGCGGCCGGGCGGCTGCTGGACACGCCCGTCGCAGTGCGCGCCGTCGCGGGCGAGGACGCCGAGCGGCTGGTGGACGCGCTCGGGGACACCGGCCTGGACGTGCGCGAGGACGCGGAGCGCCACGTCCTGCTGGTGGATGACTACCTGTCACCGGAGGCGCTCGGGCTCGCGCGCGCGGCCCGCGCTGCCGGTGCGGCGTTCCTGCCGGTGAAGGTCGCGGGCACCGCCTGTCACGCGGGCCCCGTCTTCGCCCCCGGGGACGGCGCGTGCTGGACGTGCCTCACGGCGCGGCTTCGGGCCAACCGCCCCATCGAGCAGTACCTCGCGCGGCGGGGAGGACGGACGCGGCCGTCGCGGACGGCCCTGCCCACGACGGTGCAGGCGGGCCTGTCCTTCGCGGCGACGCTCGTGGCGCGCTGGGTGGTGGAGGCGGGCGCGGACGCGGCGCGGCACACGCGGCTGTGGACGCTCGACTTCGCCACCTGGAAGCTGGACTCGCACGCGGTGACGCGGCGTCCGCAGTGCCCGGACTGCGGGGACCCGGGCTGGATGGAGGCGCGGGCCCGTCAGCCGCTGGAGCTCGTCTCGCGCCCCAAGCGCTTCACCGACGACGGCGGCCACCGCGTCCTCACGCCCGAGGAGACGTGGGAGCGCCACCGCCACCTCGTGAGCCCGGTGACGGGCGTGGTGAGCGACCTGCGCCCGGTGCCGGGGGACGCGCCGCTGGGCCACATCCAGTCCGCCATCTTCCGCGTGTGTCCGTGGACGGACGCGCCGGCCTCCGACGACTTCCACCGCGTGGCCAGCGGCAAGGGCCGCACCGAGGTCCAGGCCCGCGCGGGCGCCCTGGGCGAGGCGCTGGAGCGCTACAGCGCCGTGTTCCAGGGCGACGAGCCCCGCGTCCACGCCACCGCGTCCTCACTGGGCCCCCAGGCCGTGCCGCCCGCCGTGCTCCAGCACTTCAGCGCCACGCAGCTCGCGAACCGGCCTGACGGCGCCGCGCACCGCGACGCGCGCCTGGCGGTGCCCCGGCCCTACGCGGATGAGCCCATGGACTGGAGCCCCGCGTGGTCGCTCACGCACGGCGCGCGGCGCTACGTGCCCACGTCATTCGCGTACCTCTTCGCGCCCACGCCCGAGGGCGGGCCCTTCTGTCACTTCAACTCCAACGGGAACGCGGCCGGCAACTGCGTGGAGGAGGCCATCCTCCAGGGGTTCCTGGAGCTGGTGGAGCGCGATGCGGTGGCGCTCTGGTGGTACAACCGCCTGCGCCGTCCCCGGGTGGCGCTGGCCAGCTTCGACGAGCCGTGGTTCACGTCCGTGGAGGCTCACTACCGGACGCTGGGCCTGCGGCTGTGGGTGATCGATCTCACGCACGACCTGGGCATCCCGGTGTTCGCCGCGCTGGTGGGGTCGTCCACGCACGGGCGTGTCTGGGCCGGGTGCGGCTGCCACTTCGACGCGAAGCTCGCCGTGCAGCGCGCGCTCACGGAGGTGGCCCAGTGCTACGACCCGAAGGACACGTCCGCGTCCCCCTGGGACCTGGGCGCGCACGCGGACCCCACCTGGCTGCATCCCGACGAAGCGGCCCCGGCGCGCGTCCGCTCCGACTTCCCGCGCGTGTGGCATGACGACCTGCGCGAGGATGTCATCGAGTGCGTCGCGCGCGCCTCACGCGCGGGGCTGGAGGTGCTGGTGGTGGACCAGGGGCGCCCGGACGTGGGCATGTCCGCGGTGAAGGTCATCGTCCCGGGCCTGCGACACTTCTGGCCCCGCCTGGGCCCTGGCCGGTTGTATGACGTCCCGGTGCGGATGGGCTGGCTGTCCGCGCCGCTGAACGAAGCGCAGCTCAACCCCGTCCCCTTCTATTTCTGAGCGCTCCCCCGCGTGTCGCCCTCCCCTCCCAAGCCCCGCATCCTGCTGATCCAATGCGGCCCGGACCGACGCCACGTCGACCGGGAGACGGAGGACTTCTGCCCTGAGCGCGGGCTCGTGAAGCGCGCGACGATGACGCCGCTGGCCTGCGCGACGCTCGCGGCGCTCACGCCGGACACCTTCCGCGTGGACATCTGGGACGAGGAGCTGCACGGGCAGCTGCGCGTGGACTCGGAGCTGCCGGACTACGACATCGTCGGCGTGTCGGTGATGTACTCCGCCCTCACCTACCAGGCGCGCTTCCTGGGGGGCCTCTTCCGCGACCGGGGCGCCACCGTCGTCGCCGGAGGCCCCGCCATCTCCGCCGCGCCGGAGGACTACCGGGGCTTCTTCGACGCCCTCTTCGTCAACGAGGCCGAGCGCACCTGGCCGCGCTTCCTCGCGGACTACCTCCAGGGTGAGTACGCCCCCGAGTACCGGCAGATCGAGAAGCCCGCCCTGAGCGAGAGCCCCCCGCCGCGCTGGGACGGCATCGCGGCGGACCTCCCGCGCTACGCCTGGGGCTCCGTGCAGACGACGCGCGGCTGCCCGTTCGACTGCTCGTTCTGCGACGTCATCTACCTGTACGGCCGCAAGCAGCGGCACAAGCCGGTGGCGCAGGTGCTGGAGGAGGTGCGGGGCCACGCGGCGCTCGGCGCGGAGGGCGTGTTCTTCGCGGACGACGAGTTCATTGGCGACGCGGCC
This region includes:
- a CDS encoding TOMM precursor leader peptide-binding protein, with translation MNRVLRIKPHLRAEVLDARRVFLVGERAQFLLEGEPHARVVPLLDGERTVAQVIAQVEGQLSAPEVLYVLSLLEERGHVEEAADVFDAEVAGFWEALGIDAAFAAGRLLDTPVAVRAVAGEDAERLVDALGDTGLDVREDAERHVLLVDDYLSPEALGLARAARAAGAAFLPVKVAGTACHAGPVFAPGDGACWTCLTARLRANRPIEQYLARRGGRTRPSRTALPTTVQAGLSFAATLVARWVVEAGADAARHTRLWTLDFATWKLDSHAVTRRPQCPDCGDPGWMEARARQPLELVSRPKRFTDDGGHRVLTPEETWERHRHLVSPVTGVVSDLRPVPGDAPLGHIQSAIFRVCPWTDAPASDDFHRVASGKGRTEVQARAGALGEALERYSAVFQGDEPRVHATASSLGPQAVPPAVLQHFSATQLANRPDGAAHRDARLAVPRPYADEPMDWSPAWSLTHGARRYVPTSFAYLFAPTPEGGPFCHFNSNGNAAGNCVEEAILQGFLELVERDAVALWWYNRLRRPRVALASFDEPWFTSVEAHYRTLGLRLWVIDLTHDLGIPVFAALVGSSTHGRVWAGCGCHFDAKLAVQRALTEVAQCYDPKDTSASPWDLGAHADPTWLHPDEAAPARVRSDFPRVWHDDLREDVIECVARASRAGLEVLVVDQGRPDVGMSAVKVIVPGLRHFWPRLGPGRLYDVPVRMGWLSAPLNEAQLNPVPFYF